A single region of the Lysinibacillus sp. B2A1 genome encodes:
- a CDS encoding glycosyltransferase family 1 protein yields MKILFVASVYRHLIAFHIPYIKYFLSNGFEVWAAGTGEEEKQILEQLEVKCVDIPFSRSPLNSQNIKSYKALQRLFKTELFDLVHVHTPVAAFLTRAAFRRTKYGKIIYTAHGFHFFEGAPRQNWAIYYTVEKIAAKWTDYLITINEEDFNNAQKLLSVDKISYVHGVGVEFADECLGKHERLKFKESLGLSSDSIVISYVAELNLNKNHQFLLRNWKELKQQNPYLELLIIGYGEKENELKEYVKREQLLGVHFLGFRKDVPRLLQITDIVTLLSHREGLPKSIMEAMVANIPCVVTNTRGLRDLIKSHKNGFVVNHEDDQALVSAFTVLAKEEPLRNRMGEKAKQLVEPYLLAKVLQEYIAIYERLLK; encoded by the coding sequence ATGAAAATTCTTTTTGTAGCCTCAGTTTATCGCCATTTAATAGCATTTCATATCCCATATATAAAATATTTTCTATCGAATGGGTTTGAGGTATGGGCAGCGGGAACAGGTGAAGAGGAAAAGCAAATTTTAGAGCAATTGGAAGTTAAATGTGTTGATATCCCGTTTTCTAGAAGTCCTCTGAATTCTCAAAACATCAAGTCTTATAAAGCTTTGCAACGACTATTTAAAACAGAGTTATTTGATCTCGTTCATGTACATACACCAGTAGCAGCTTTTTTAACAAGAGCAGCCTTTAGGAGAACAAAATATGGTAAAATAATTTATACTGCACATGGATTTCATTTTTTCGAAGGAGCTCCAAGGCAGAACTGGGCTATTTATTATACTGTTGAAAAGATAGCAGCTAAGTGGACAGACTATTTAATTACCATTAATGAGGAAGATTTTAATAATGCTCAAAAATTATTATCGGTTGATAAGATTTCGTATGTTCATGGCGTAGGAGTCGAATTTGCAGATGAATGTTTAGGAAAACATGAAAGATTAAAGTTTAAAGAATCATTAGGGTTATCAAGTGATTCTATAGTTATTTCGTATGTGGCAGAGTTAAACCTTAATAAAAACCATCAATTTTTACTTCGCAATTGGAAAGAATTAAAGCAACAAAATCCTTATCTTGAGTTACTGATAATTGGGTATGGAGAGAAAGAGAATGAATTAAAAGAATATGTAAAACGTGAACAGCTTTTAGGAGTCCATTTCTTGGGATTTAGAAAAGATGTTCCTAGATTGTTACAAATTACTGATATTGTCACGTTACTTTCTCATCGTGAAGGGTTGCCTAAAAGTATAATGGAGGCAATGGTTGCTAACATTCCATGTGTTGTAACAAATACAAGGGGACTAAGGGATTTAATAAAATCACACAAAAATGGATTTGTTGTGAATCATGAAGATGATCAAGCACTTGTTTCAGCCTTTACAGTTCTTGCAAAGGAAGAACCATTGAGAAATCGAATGGGGGAAAAGGCAAAACAGTTAGTAGAACCGTATTTACTAGCAAAGGTATTACAGGAATATATAGCGATTTATGAACGTTTATTAAAGTAG
- the galE gene encoding UDP-glucose 4-epimerase GalE — translation MTVLITGGLGFIGSHTVVDLIEQGYDCVILDNLSKTTIDVLDKIELIVQKKVPFTQVDMLDIKALRNVFEEYNISAVIHFAGFKSVGESVQNPLVYYQNNLISTLNLIDVMQTFKVKKLVFSSSATVYGNLHTPPMKEDFSLQAPNPYGRTKLMLEEIFRDLVSSDSTWSIALMRYFNPIGAHRSGLLGELPYGTPNNLMPHVLKVASEEISILHVFGGNYDTVDGSCIRDFIHIMDLASGHVKALDYINRSFGCEAFNLGTGVGYSILDLIHTFEEANDVNVPYTIVNRRDGDIVVSIADVKKAEILLGWKAKYNLVDMCKDAWRWSQTIKENKISNEKAF, via the coding sequence ATGACAGTACTAATAACAGGTGGACTAGGTTTTATTGGAAGTCATACTGTAGTAGATTTAATCGAACAAGGGTATGACTGTGTGATACTTGATAATCTATCAAAAACTACGATTGATGTTTTAGATAAAATAGAGTTAATTGTTCAAAAAAAAGTACCATTTACGCAAGTGGATATGTTAGATATTAAAGCTTTGCGAAACGTGTTTGAAGAATATAATATTTCTGCGGTTATTCATTTTGCTGGTTTTAAATCTGTTGGTGAATCTGTCCAAAATCCACTAGTGTATTACCAAAATAATTTAATCAGTACATTAAACTTAATAGATGTAATGCAAACATTCAAGGTTAAAAAACTTGTTTTTAGCTCTTCTGCAACGGTCTATGGGAATTTACATACCCCTCCTATGAAAGAAGATTTCTCGCTTCAAGCACCTAATCCATATGGTCGTACTAAGCTAATGCTTGAAGAGATATTTCGTGATTTAGTTTCATCAGATAGTACTTGGAGTATAGCATTAATGCGTTATTTTAATCCTATTGGCGCCCACAGAAGCGGATTATTGGGAGAACTACCGTATGGTACTCCAAATAATTTAATGCCTCATGTGTTAAAAGTAGCGAGTGAAGAGATTTCTATATTACATGTATTTGGAGGGAATTATGATACAGTAGATGGAAGTTGTATACGTGATTTCATTCATATAATGGATTTAGCGAGTGGACATGTGAAAGCTTTAGACTATATTAATAGAAGTTTTGGGTGTGAGGCATTCAATCTCGGTACGGGTGTTGGTTACTCTATATTAGATTTAATTCATACGTTTGAGGAAGCAAATGATGTAAATGTTCCTTATACAATTGTAAATCGTCGAGACGGAGATATTGTTGTGAGTATTGCAGATGTTAAAAAAGCTGAAATTCTTCTTGGATGGAAGGCGAAATATAATTTGGTAGATATGTGTAAAGATGCTTGGAGATGGAGTCAGACTATTAAGGAGAATAAAATTTCAAATGAAAAGGCTTTTTGA
- a CDS encoding sugar transferase has product MKRLFDFVVSLCLIIVISFLIAFIWILVYLKLGSPAIFKQPRPGLDGKVFYVYKFRTMTDKRDAKGELLPDEFRLPLFGKILRKLSLDELPQLWNVLKGEMSFVGPRPLLVEYLPLYNERQARRHEVRPGITGWAQVNGRNAISWEEKFEYDVWYVENKSIWLDIKILLLTVKKVFISEGINQEGQATIEKFKGSDT; this is encoded by the coding sequence ATGAAAAGGCTTTTTGATTTTGTTGTTAGCTTATGCCTAATTATTGTAATTTCTTTTTTGATTGCGTTCATTTGGATTCTAGTTTACTTAAAACTAGGCTCTCCAGCAATATTCAAACAACCGCGTCCAGGTTTAGATGGCAAAGTATTCTATGTATATAAATTCCGTACAATGACAGATAAAAGAGATGCTAAAGGTGAGCTTTTACCAGATGAATTCCGTTTACCGTTATTTGGGAAAATATTACGCAAGTTAAGCTTAGATGAGTTACCACAATTATGGAATGTTCTAAAGGGTGAAATGAGCTTTGTTGGTCCCCGTCCACTTCTAGTAGAATATTTACCACTTTATAATGAACGACAAGCACGTAGACATGAGGTTCGTCCAGGAATAACTGGTTGGGCGCAAGTGAATGGCCGCAATGCAATTTCATGGGAGGAAAAGTTCGAATATGATGTATGGTATGTTGAAAATAAATCAATATGGTTAGATATTAAAATATTATTATTAACAGTGAAAAAAGTATTTATTTCTGAGGGGATTAATCAAGAAGGCCAAGCTACAATAGAGAAATTTAAAGGTAGTGATACTTAA
- a CDS encoding acetyltransferase: MNIVLIGDSGHAKVIKDILLANGDHIIGILDDKYLDTFIVDKIVKGPVRHLEVFLKDKQVKVIVAIGNNVIREAVVSRINISEDRYFTCIHPSVIKSPSAMIGKGTVVMPGAIINADACIGMHCIINTNAVVEHDCFIDNYVHISPSSVITGGVKIEQGVHLGAGSSVIPLVSIGKWTTVGAGAVVVKDLPAHCTAVGSPAKPIKFHE, encoded by the coding sequence ATGAATATTGTGCTTATTGGAGATAGTGGCCATGCTAAAGTTATTAAAGATATACTATTAGCGAATGGTGACCATATAATAGGAATTTTAGATGATAAGTATTTAGATACATTTATAGTTGATAAAATAGTTAAAGGACCTGTTAGACATTTAGAAGTTTTTTTAAAGGATAAGCAAGTTAAAGTAATTGTTGCAATAGGTAATAATGTTATTCGAGAAGCTGTTGTTTCGAGAATTAATATTTCTGAAGATAGATATTTTACTTGTATACATCCATCTGTTATTAAAAGCCCAAGTGCTATGATAGGTAAAGGTACAGTAGTAATGCCTGGAGCTATTATTAATGCAGATGCTTGTATTGGAATGCATTGTATTATTAATACGAATGCGGTTGTTGAGCATGACTGTTTTATTGATAACTATGTTCATATTTCACCATCAAGCGTGATAACTGGTGGAGTTAAGATAGAACAAGGGGTACATTTGGGAGCGGGTAGCTCTGTGATTCCATTAGTAAGTATAGGTAAATGGACAACTGTTGGTGCTGGAGCTGTTGTAGTAAAAGATTTACCTGCCCATTGTACCGCAGTAGGTTCTCCTGCAAAGCCGATAAAATTTCATGAATGA
- a CDS encoding pyridoxal phosphate-dependent aminotransferase: MTQRILLSSPHMSGHEQKYINEAFDTNWIAPLGANVDGFEQELAKYVEINGAAAVSSGTAAIDLALNLLDVECDDIVFCSTLTFVASANPILYRGARPVFIDSEWDTWNMSPQALARAFEDAQAKGKLPKAVIIVNLYGQSAKMDELLAICESYDVPVVEDAAESLGSTYKGKKSGTFGQFGIFSFNGNKIITTSGGGMLVSNDVEALKRARFLATQARDEAKHYQHSVVGYNYRMSNVVAGIGRGQLEVLDQRVAQKRAIFERYADAFSAIDGLHMMPELESTFSNRWLTTMTLDSEKIKVTPYELIDLLDAANIEARPVWKPLHLQPLFDGCKFFSHEKDEVVSEQLFKTGICLPSDSKMTIEEQQRVIDEILKHI, from the coding sequence ATGACACAAAGAATTCTATTATCATCTCCACATATGAGTGGACATGAACAAAAATATATAAATGAAGCATTTGATACAAACTGGATAGCACCTCTAGGAGCAAATGTAGATGGTTTTGAGCAAGAGCTTGCTAAATACGTAGAGATAAATGGTGCAGCAGCAGTTAGTTCTGGAACGGCTGCTATTGACTTGGCATTAAATTTATTAGATGTTGAATGTGATGATATTGTATTTTGTTCAACTTTGACATTTGTGGCAAGTGCCAATCCAATTTTATATCGTGGCGCAAGGCCTGTTTTCATTGATTCCGAATGGGATACGTGGAATATGTCTCCACAAGCTTTGGCAAGAGCATTTGAAGATGCGCAGGCTAAAGGGAAATTACCGAAAGCAGTTATTATCGTTAACCTGTATGGGCAAAGTGCGAAAATGGATGAGTTGCTTGCTATTTGTGAATCTTACGATGTTCCAGTTGTTGAGGATGCGGCTGAGTCACTTGGTTCTACTTATAAGGGAAAGAAAAGTGGAACATTTGGGCAGTTTGGGATTTTTTCATTTAATGGTAATAAAATTATTACAACATCTGGTGGAGGCATGTTGGTTTCAAATGATGTTGAAGCCTTAAAGCGTGCAAGATTTCTTGCAACGCAGGCTCGCGACGAAGCAAAGCATTACCAGCATAGTGTTGTAGGCTATAACTACCGTATGAGCAATGTTGTTGCAGGAATTGGGCGCGGACAACTTGAAGTACTGGATCAACGTGTCGCACAGAAACGAGCAATCTTTGAACGTTATGCTGATGCTTTTTCAGCTATTGATGGTTTACATATGATGCCAGAGCTTGAAAGTACGTTTTCAAATCGTTGGTTGACTACAATGACGCTTGATTCAGAAAAAATTAAAGTTACACCCTATGAGTTGATTGATCTATTGGATGCCGCTAACATTGAAGCAAGACCTGTATGGAAACCACTTCATCTACAGCCACTATTTGATGGGTGCAAGTTCTTCTCACATGAGAAAGATGAAGTTGTGAGTGAACAATTATTTAAAACAGGTATTTGTCTGCCATCAGATTCTAAAATGACCATAGAAGAGCAGCAGCGTGTGATTGACGAAATCTTAAAACATATTTAA
- the galU gene encoding UTP--glucose-1-phosphate uridylyltransferase: MKKIRKAIIPAAGLGTRFLPATKAMPKEMLPIVDKPTIQYIVEEAIASGIEDIIIVTGKGKRAIEDHFDNALELETNLIEKGKLDMLEKVQESANVEIHYIRQKEPLGLGHAIWCARKFIGDEPFAVLLGDDVVKSEEPCLKQLMNQYENTLSSVIGVQEVPDEDVHRYGVIDPVNTNNRLMQVSQFVEKPALEDAPSNFAIIGRYVLTPEIFRFLDEKKRGKGGEIQLTDAIESLNGIQRVFAYAFEGRRYDVGEQLGFIETTIDFALEREDLSEGVIEIIFKKAKQLSGETL, translated from the coding sequence ATGAAAAAAATCCGCAAAGCCATCATCCCAGCAGCAGGATTAGGTACACGTTTTTTACCTGCTACTAAAGCAATGCCAAAGGAAATGTTACCAATAGTAGACAAACCAACAATTCAATATATTGTAGAGGAAGCAATTGCCTCTGGGATTGAGGATATTATTATTGTAACAGGTAAGGGTAAGCGAGCAATTGAAGATCATTTCGATAATGCACTAGAGCTTGAAACGAACCTAATTGAAAAAGGTAAGCTTGATATGCTTGAAAAAGTTCAAGAATCTGCGAATGTCGAGATTCACTATATTCGTCAAAAAGAGCCTCTTGGATTAGGACATGCCATTTGGTGTGCTCGTAAATTCATTGGCGATGAACCATTTGCTGTTCTGCTTGGTGATGATGTTGTGAAAAGTGAAGAGCCTTGTTTAAAACAATTAATGAATCAATATGAGAACACCTTATCCAGTGTTATAGGTGTACAAGAGGTACCCGATGAGGATGTCCATCGTTATGGTGTGATTGATCCGGTTAACACTAACAATCGATTAATGCAAGTTTCGCAATTTGTTGAAAAGCCTGCATTAGAGGATGCACCATCCAATTTTGCGATAATTGGTCGCTATGTATTAACACCTGAAATATTCCGCTTTTTAGACGAGAAGAAGAGGGGGAAGGGTGGCGAAATTCAATTAACGGATGCCATTGAATCATTAAATGGTATTCAACGAGTGTTTGCCTATGCGTTTGAGGGGCGTCGTTATGATGTTGGTGAGCAATTAGGGTTTATTGAAACGACCATTGATT